TATAACAAGGTTACTATGACAAAACGCGTTAAATTGTACCTGATCAACAATCAAATAATCATTGGGACCCTTCATTTCATTAACAGCTCATAAATAGAGTAATCACGTCATTTTTTGACCAACAACATATTCGCTTAATTTTATAAAGTCGTCTAAATAAGTAAAGgataactaattttttttaccatCTTGAAGTTTGAGAAATTATTCTCGACTGATCTTTCgtttaagtaaaaataattctagactaaaaaattaaaagataacaaaagtgaaaatatcaaatattatcaAGACAATGactattacaaaataaaattgttaaagaatgataaaagtctcacaTCAGGAGTTAATAAGATAGGTGAACTTTTTATAAGAGTTAAACAATTCTCCTTTCTTTGAGTTAATTTTTGATGTGTGAGTTAGACCTATGACCTAATTTAACATTGTACTAGAGCAGGatccgtctcacccgatgttgagACCTTATAATCAAAATTGTCCACGCATCAAATGCTAAGTACTGGgtgtgaggtggggtgttaaataatgacaaaaatctcttatcggtgattaatgagatgaggtgaactccttataaggcttggacaattTTCCTCCTTTTGAAGAAGCTTCTGGGGTGTGAGTTAGACCAAcctaatttaacaaaaataataattgaagtgtaaaaaataatagatagtgaaaaaaatcaaaagataaaTAACTACCTAAGGCGATACTATAACTATTATTAAGGATGGATAATAAGATTATAAGACAATGATGTATTgctatttatatgaaaataatgtatgctacttttacttgttcattttaatcGTTTAAgagaattttattattttattctatacTACTTAATATTGAATAACTATATTATTATGTACATGTTAACTTTTATTGCCTATTTGAATTGCATTACATAACTTTAAAAaagaagttatttatttataaaaatatttttcgatcACTTTATCTAGGACAAAAAGTACATGAGGTATATTAGGGTAGTTTtgttatattatgatataatttattcatgggtaattaattttgattttattgtttcACTCGCTAACaaagataatattttatgttgatactagttataataaaaaattattaacttaaCAGGGGATAAAACAATTCAAAGTTTTTGTATCAGCAGTATAAATATTTATCCAGCATATTTTACTACATATCAATCACAAAAGAACTTTTTACTTCTGTCTtgaaagacttttttttttcaaaacgaCAATAGCAGAAATTGCTTTTAAAGGGATGGTACTGATCAACAAATGAATTGAAAATTATACaactttgattttaaatttcagTGTAGGTAAAATTGATTGCTTGATCATGTCCAATTTAAGTTTTTGAACAAATTGATTGCTTGTGTTTAATAGGTACAATTAGTAATAGCTTATGAAATTGATCAAAGATATGTACAAATAGATTCAGATAtcattgttattttaaaaaaagaaaacacaagTGGGAATAACAtcaattatttcatcattttatagTGAACAATACGTATATTTGGAAACTATAACGCACCTAAAGTTCTACCATTATTTCATGATACTTTTGGCTAAATGCATATGCATGCATGTCATATTCTGCAATTATAATCATGCATGAcatttcatgaataaaattatatcaacaCAAATAAGGACTTTGCCTCCTTGGGCTTAAATTTACTAAAACAAgtcaaacaaattatttttatgaaccATTATACTTTTTAGCCTACATAGGTAAAAGTTTTGGGCAAAAAAATGTAACGGATACAACGAATTAATTACTAGCCAGGATCATCATTGaacataatgaccataccattACAAATAGTTATGATGGTGTGCTCtgtccatttttatttgtcatgttatacTTTTCGAatgtcaatttgattaattttcaaagttaaaattatttttgattgaCCTCCTCCTTTCTTTAATTCACAGGCACAGGAGGTCAAATTCCAATTGTTGTGAAAGTTACTGAATGGATCtatttagattatattaatttgatattttagacaaaaaattttgatattcaaaaactatacaaaaagtactatatattgtaattttttgtatattaatatgatgaaaaaatatatcataaattttatcatttaattcaataaaaggaaatcaagaCAAATAAAAACGAACAAATGAATTAGTCTGTATGTATAGACATTTAAAATTAGTACAATTTTATCTTATGTATTGACATGATCAAGCAATTAATttgttcaaatatttaattgtatcTATTAAACAGAAGATGCTaggatattaaaaaataaaatattgtttaCTTTCTTTGAACGCTTTaaatcttttatataaaaataattcgtggactaaatatttcttttcaaaaaatggAGACTCATCACTGTCactactctctctctctcttttactCCCTATCTTCTCTCAAAACAAAATATCATCACAATAAAGAAGatttgatattaaattaaaaattcaaaaaaaaaaaaacgttgGTTCTAGTTGGACGGTGGCagctgaaaaaaaaaaaggacggTGGCAAACGGTGGCGCTGAAGAAACTAGATTTTTTAATTTGCCCCTTAAAAGTAGTTTTTTTTCCTCATAATTATTTAGTCctaattttgaaccaaaaatgTCATATGAATTCGTCAATTCATTGTTTTGTTGCATTATTGGTGGTATGTTACAAAAATTTCCTTCCGTTCCTTTTTAGTTTCTCATAttacattttttataattaattcgatatattaaaataaaaaattaaatatccgACAAACTATACTAAAAAAACGAAGGGAGTATAAATTGAGTATTCACTCTCATATAAAGTatctaatatataaataaattcgTGTTTTTGTCTTTAGATGTCTCAACATATATTgagcaaaataaattaaaagatttaCTAGTATTCTAAAATCTTTTTCATTCGAGAGAGCGCTTCACTAATTGACTAAATCTTCtaacctaattattttattaacgAGTCGTATTATTTTAAGCAGCCTGAAATCCAAATTCACAGCTATTTTTGTCTCTATTTACACGTGAAAAGAAGcggaaaattttgaaagaaaaagggattattatatatgatgatgacttgTGACAACCTCACTTTTAACATAAAAGATAATACCCAAAGAACAAAACACTTCCAAATCCCTAAAGTAgttgaatttcatcaaaatttaaataaatttcaattttcaattactACATTAGAAGATCACATGCTTCTATATAGAGTAATCAAGcatttaaccaaaaaaataaaaaaatattcaagcaAGTAATATATTTTGCGATCACGATTTACTGCcttataaaaatagttaaatctatataataaatttgttcgatgataaataaaaatgtgattatACTATTAGATGTGAtagttatataaatttaataaatgtataaaaaaaatcgaccgaaaaaaaaaactagcataatttttattccaaaaaaactaaaaattatggaaaaaatgtttttttttcttcaagatAGTACAAGGTGAATAGCACCGACTAACAAGTCACGGATACAATAACTTATGGTGTATGGTTTTGattaaaactagaaaaaattgaaatgatgaTGCTAATTACCCttaataaatgattaaaatttcaATAGTACAAGTTTAGTGGTGATAAAATTgtgattaaaaaagaaagaatgaaaatgaaagaaagagagagatataaataaaaaatatttattaaaaaacaaaaaaataaaagaaagaacaaaagcaCCTCTAGTAAGGGTCCCATGCATTGTCTCCTTAGTGGACTGAAAGATGTGATtttcatctcttttttttttctacaaaCTGCACCAATTCCATTTTCTTTCCCTTCTTCAGtatccttatttttttctttcaaaaaaaaaaattaaaaaaaaatgaatcctTCTACCATAGTCATGACAAAAGAGCTCTCCGCTGGATCATCACGATCCGGCGGTGAAcagttacaaaataataatccCGCACCGTTGAGTCGGTACGAGTCACAAAAAAGGCGAGACTGGAACACTTTTGGTCAGTACTTGAAAAATCAAAGACCACCTGTTCCGTTATCACAGTGTAATTGCAATCATGTTCTAGAATTCCTTCGGTACCTTGACCAGTTCGGTAAGACTAAGGTTCACTTACACGGATGCGTGTTTTTCGGACAACCTGATCCACCAGCACCTTGTACTTGTCCGTTAAGGCAAGCCTGGGGTAGCCTTGATGCTTTAATAGGGAGGCTTAGAGCTGCTTACGAAGAGAACGGAGGGTCCCCGGAGAATAATCCGTTTGGAAATGGCGCGATTCGCCTTTATTTAAGAGAGGTAAAAGAGTGTCAAGCTAAGGCAAGAGGGATTCcttacaagaagaaaaagaaaagaaagcttaataataattcaattaagcCCATTGGCGCTGGTGTTGGTGCTAGTGCTGATCAACACAAGAATTTGATGCAAGCAAGCTAAATTATAAGGGTAagtaattttctttgttttatatcAATATTGGTAAATTATACGTATCGTATGGACTTACTTCAATTTTGACTTTATTTCCTTATGGTGTTGGAATAAAACTACAAGTATAAGTGACAAAGAATTGAATGATTTACTTGTTTCTATGAAGTTTGTTGTTGTAATATCAACATCTTTTCTTGAAAAGTATAATTATTATAAGTACCAGTGATATTTATTATTGCCAAAGTGTAACTAGTTTTCGATTAGACCTTGATGTAAAAGGTTATTTACTAAATGAAAATCCCTAAAACCCTGATCTTTATGGTCATGGTGAAGCAATTGAATTTGAGGAATAATAGATATAGGAAAATTTcatctcttttttattaatattttgggagtatatatacatatatatagtagGGTATGAATAGTGCATATTCTAGTAATCTTATTATAACAAATCTCTCTCATATTTCTTCCTTTCTCTCTCTCATATCATGcaaaaacaatttattaatttcataattgaaaCTTTCATTCTTCTAAAATATTTCTTGGCCCTTAAGAGATTTGGCAAGATTTTGTGCCTTAATGAGAAAACCATGTGATGgttactaatatatatatagttagagCAATTTCTGAAGTGGAAACAAAACTTATATTGTCTTGGaccattttaaataatataattaatagaaTCTTCTGTACATCACCAACAATCATATATGTATAATCATTGCTACAAAAAGTTCCAAACGAATATACAGATAATATATATAAGCAGACATTTTATGCTTGCCTTTTGTACGTAGGTTATAGCATTCAAGCCTTTTTCGTATTATTTGTCTGTAAATAGTCATATTTGTTGCTGttaaataagaatatattttcaaagGTATACCTAGCTAGTTAGTCCTTTTGTAGCTTGTTATGTTCAACTTCCTACTTAGGGAATGTCTCTCTTCTTCTAAGGGAACTTTTATGACCTACACCAAGAACATCCTGTGAATGGACAATTCAATGTGGGGCCCAATATTAGGAAACAAGAATAGAAGCTTAACTCTGAACATCTGATGCATGAACAATTTAATAGTGGTCCAAAATCAGGAAACAAGAATAGTAGTTTAACTCTGAACATCTGATGCATGAACAATTTAATATGGGCCCCAACATAAGGAAACAAGAATTGGAATAGACTTTGCTCtcatacaatataaatataaaatagatcTTGATCGCATAACTCAATTTCAAAAACTAAGTCATGATAGGATCATTGTCCAAGTCATATCAAAAAGACCCATTCATCCATAGATTATGAATTTACTACTGCACCTTAAGTTAATATACAATAATACCTAGAATCAATAGTCAATTTTTTAGtgaatttcttaatatatatatatatatataaagagagagTGTGTTTGGGCAAAAGCTATTGAGTTCTCGTGAATCTATATCTCGTTCAGCCTCTAGTGTCCCGTCTTCATTTGTTGTTTTTCATATTTGAAGTATAGATAGGGGTTTATAATGCATAAGTCCCCTCACATTGCGGTTTTTTTGGGGGAAAAAATGTACCCGAGACTAAGgtgtttattaattttttttgtgtaatttgGAAGTACTTGTGAGTAAATTAAGTGACATTCTATATGaggtaaatatatattttctctgTTACTTTGATTTATTTGGATGGTTTCTTATATTTTTAGTGGTTTTCTTGATGGAATGTAATTTTTTGCACcattatcatttttgttttaggaATTAAAGCATTCAGACTTCTATAAtctcttctttctttattttctctgtTACTTTGATTTATTTCGATGGtttcttatattttaatggtttcCTTGATGGAATGTAATTTTTGCACCattaatattttagttttcGAATTAAAGCATTGAGACTTCTATAATctattctttcttctcttttttggaGTTCTACGTTCTCATGAGAATATGAACTCCTTACATGGTTTCGAATAATCCTTTCCTAATAAGCTAATTAGGTTGATTTAGGCTTAAAGTCCATCCTTtgacattttaatatatgatgGTAATCTTAAGTTATCTTGATGgaatttcttcaactttttcattttataattaGCTTTAGAAATTTAAGCATAGGAACTTATTTTTACATACGATCAGTTTCCTAGCTCATTAAACGTACAAATGCATAGAtgttttcaatttatgtgaacATTATTTACTAagcacatatttttttataaaaaataaaaataaaaattggtatTTGTGGTCTAAACTCTTCAATATGTCATGATATTTATGTAGTTATATAAGAGCTTCTCATCAATGGCTACTTAAGTGGAAAgttttatttaaatagtttCCAAATACTccattttgaaagaaaattgtCCTGGTGAATTTTTACACAACATGTTATGATGATCATTAGGGTTTGTGCCAAATTTTGAACGATCACCAAGATTTGGGCACAAATCCTGACGAATCGCCAGAATTTTAGTCATGAATCGCCATAACTTGTTGCTTAGTCTTGATGAATAACAAATAAGAAATCCTAACGAATCACCATAGAAACAAAGGCAAATTTGGATTGAGCATGTCTCTGTGCTTTCGTTAAAATACTCCATTTAGTTTTGGGGTATGAGGACAAGATATTTATCACTAAATTCCATATTAAGTTGAGTGATATTTAAAATTAGTTAAACAATTTATGAAAGTTCAAAAATTTACTGAAATGATTTATGAAGTAACTGCTAAACTCACCTTCTCTATCATATTGGGAAAAAAATTGTtcctctcaaaaatatttttttacaagaTTTCGGAAAATATTAATCCTAATATAAGAAAATctgattttcattttaaagggaaaaaaaataacCTCATACAGCCCACAAAGTAACATAGTACTATGTACTTTATGTTCTTGATtagatactaaaaataattattatccaactactgattttgaaaaatttatttgaatgcAAAAAGGTAATGATCTTGAGCTTGGATATATAATGTCCTGAACTTTGATGCCAAATTGAATATGTTTGCTTTTAAATTTGTACAATATTAGAGAATTGATTGTCATTTGAGCCTTTGTTTCAAGAAAGAGCGGAATTTAGATACCTCTGGCTCCATATACTAAACTTTAAGTTCCACAAACTTGACTTTGATCTTGAAGGTTCGCCTATGGGGCATGACTTGGTGTCAAAATTTCA
This window of the Solanum pennellii chromosome 2, SPENNV200 genome carries:
- the LOC107009323 gene encoding protein LIGHT-DEPENDENT SHORT HYPOCOTYLS 10-like — translated: MNPSTIVMTKELSAGSSRSGGEQLQNNNPAPLSRYESQKRRDWNTFGQYLKNQRPPVPLSQCNCNHVLEFLRYLDQFGKTKVHLHGCVFFGQPDPPAPCTCPLRQAWGSLDALIGRLRAAYEENGGSPENNPFGNGAIRLYLREVKECQAKARGIPYKKKKKRKLNNNSIKPIGAGVGASADQHKNLMQAS